A region from the Nonlabens sp. YIK11 genome encodes:
- a CDS encoding PAS domain-containing protein, which yields MVNDLKQSTFPYEELMTSTCLICMVVSNDSELIQANEEFFNVLGYSESYFDDHTILDIISSNDDWPDLKVKDSSKRERLSTTLKFHNSSGIPVYLKCNFGFRKDRVYIAGVDVSMDIYLQQHNTTISQVANLGAWTYIPARDKFHYNGFFKELFELSDDQVLDNKVMYDAVHDDSLPTIDKALEKLYFNHEPYDVEIKLIIGKDEKEVWLRIIAAPEIYKGEVALIQGVTQNITPYKELNIALEETKKNQELALRAINSGYFTFDLITEEKRYSDSFMARSNFPEDMTREKFFKLVHPEDRVAALAQHKREIKEEGEFYFNAFRVSNQHGIYRHYEIHGFKVFNSDGEPIKLVANLIDVEDKYKLSEMEDKHRYHLRTMLDNTFVRSILLDKDSRIIGLDAKTKKILMDRLGYNPILKKSLFSEILSSFDLLKFNIIDRVLKKGQEYRNELYIDLFEDSSTCYDALCKPILDYSQKVDGYVYYFFDLSNRVRLQEEVKSFQHKLITAHHFKNNVLAQIANNQQLPFDKLLAVTQGIFQEEVIYKTDNNLSEGQIRGGEELMNSLDEIINNKDSESLFFTSQKPVDLALLLQNMHTDSINKAKQEEIDFSFNNFDKLVLVNADPVFLRQSLANLLDLFFKICDSEIVMIKSRINNDRAEVILKTSLTKQVYLIIEHILNSHHASEDGDTSNFQALGEGVPFAIKYLEGIKGKIEIESSEDSRAEFVLSLPLHH from the coding sequence ATGGTTAATGACCTGAAACAAAGCACCTTTCCCTATGAAGAGTTAATGACCAGCACCTGCTTGATATGTATGGTGGTGAGTAATGACTCTGAGCTTATTCAGGCAAATGAAGAGTTTTTCAATGTTTTGGGATACAGTGAGTCCTATTTTGATGATCATACCATCCTTGATATTATAAGTTCAAATGACGATTGGCCTGATCTTAAGGTAAAAGACAGCTCCAAAAGAGAACGGTTGTCAACTACATTAAAATTTCATAACAGCTCTGGAATACCGGTATATTTAAAGTGCAATTTTGGTTTTAGGAAAGATCGAGTCTATATCGCTGGTGTTGATGTCAGTATGGACATTTATTTACAACAACACAATACCACCATTAGCCAAGTGGCCAACCTAGGCGCATGGACTTACATACCAGCTCGAGATAAATTTCACTACAACGGGTTTTTTAAGGAATTGTTTGAACTATCAGATGATCAGGTGTTGGATAATAAAGTCATGTACGATGCTGTACATGATGACAGTCTACCTACTATTGATAAGGCCCTTGAAAAACTATATTTCAATCATGAACCTTATGATGTTGAGATAAAACTAATCATAGGAAAAGACGAAAAAGAAGTCTGGTTAAGAATAATAGCCGCTCCAGAAATATATAAAGGAGAAGTAGCCTTAATTCAAGGCGTTACTCAAAATATAACTCCTTATAAAGAGCTCAATATTGCTCTTGAAGAAACTAAGAAAAACCAAGAACTTGCTCTACGCGCCATTAATTCAGGATACTTTACGTTTGATCTAATTACTGAGGAGAAACGTTACAGTGATTCTTTCATGGCAAGGTCTAATTTCCCTGAGGATATGACTAGGGAAAAATTCTTTAAACTGGTACATCCTGAAGATAGAGTCGCTGCACTAGCTCAACATAAAAGAGAAATCAAAGAAGAAGGTGAGTTCTATTTCAATGCTTTTAGGGTAAGCAATCAACACGGAATCTATAGGCACTATGAAATTCATGGTTTTAAAGTCTTCAATAGTGACGGCGAGCCCATAAAACTTGTAGCTAATTTGATAGATGTTGAGGATAAGTACAAACTTTCAGAAATGGAAGACAAGCACAGGTATCACTTACGTACCATGCTGGATAACACTTTTGTACGTAGCATACTTCTGGATAAAGATTCTAGAATCATAGGACTGGATGCAAAGACCAAGAAGATTTTGATGGATCGCTTGGGTTATAATCCTATTCTCAAAAAATCTCTGTTCTCTGAAATCCTTTCCAGCTTTGATCTTTTAAAATTCAACATCATTGACCGTGTATTGAAGAAGGGTCAAGAATATAGAAATGAACTATACATCGATTTATTTGAAGATAGCAGCACTTGCTACGATGCCTTGTGCAAACCCATTCTTGATTATTCCCAAAAAGTTGATGGCTACGTGTATTACTTCTTTGATCTTAGCAATAGAGTACGCCTGCAAGAAGAAGTAAAATCTTTCCAGCATAAACTCATAACAGCACATCATTTTAAAAATAATGTGCTTGCCCAGATAGCTAACAATCAGCAATTACCTTTTGATAAACTTCTGGCGGTCACCCAAGGTATTTTTCAAGAAGAGGTTATCTACAAAACGGATAACAACTTGTCTGAAGGACAAATTAGAGGTGGTGAGGAACTTATGAATTCCCTCGATGAAATTATAAATAATAAGGATTCTGAGAGTTTGTTCTTTACATCTCAAAAACCGGTTGACCTTGCGTTGTTGTTACAGAACATGCATACCGACAGCATCAATAAAGCAAAGCAGGAAGAAATCGACTTTTCTTTCAATAATTTTGATAAACTGGTATTAGTAAACGCTGATCCTGTTTTTTTACGACAGTCCTTAGCTAATCTCTTAGATCTCTTCTTCAAGATTTGCGATAGCGAAATCGTAATGATTAAATCCAGAATCAACAATGATAGAGCAGAGGTTATTCTCAAAACGAGTTTGACCAAACAAGTCTACCTCATTATTGAACACATATTAAACTCCCATCACGCTAGCGAAGACGGCGACACTTCCAATTTCCAAGCCTTGGGTGAAGGTGTTCCGTTTGCTATAAAATACCTAGAAGGTATTAAAGGAAAAATAGAAATTGAATCTAGTGAAGATTCCAGAGCAGAATTTGTTCTCTCACTTCCATTACATCATTAG
- a CDS encoding DUF2452 domain-containing protein yields the protein MSEKKKPDAVVYDEESGTYNAALLPYASGVGAPKISTPDITSWKQNNISKVNHEIKSQFDQLKAQYDAMTKKFNDNQLVYGAKFSFEPIVGETYHLYQNNDGHFLSVIAPNECRWDHVGTYRLSSEKLWEEID from the coding sequence ATGAGTGAGAAAAAAAAGCCAGACGCCGTTGTATATGATGAAGAATCTGGAACCTATAATGCTGCCTTGTTGCCCTATGCCAGCGGTGTAGGTGCTCCTAAGATTTCTACTCCAGACATCACCTCGTGGAAGCAGAATAATATCTCTAAAGTCAACCACGAGATCAAATCGCAGTTTGACCAACTCAAAGCGCAGTATGATGCGATGACTAAAAAGTTTAACGACAACCAGTTGGTGTACGGTGCAAAATTCTCTTTTGAACCTATCGTGGGCGAGACATATCACTTGTATCAAAATAACGACGGTCACTTTCTATCGGTCATCGCACCTAATGAATGTCGCTGGGATCATGTGGGCACCTATCGCCTATCCTCAGAAAAATTATGGGAAGAGATCGATTGA
- a CDS encoding sugar nucleotide-binding protein has translation MNRILIIGGSGFVGNAIYKELAPLYDVHATYLSDKSEFRNNQHFHEFDMETDMVEILLDKLKPKYIISAVRGNENSQLYLHDQLITYIMNNDCRLLFLSSANVFDRFTNFPSYEYDKTFSESIYGRLKIKIENRLLRLPPDKYVICRIPMIFGAQSPRVKELKAQIQNDIPIEVFPNVVINAAHIDKLAQQIHYLINRRRRGIFHLGSKDLIHHSDLIKEICEVLSDKKPVFKNVFDSNEDRQLSVLPKDNLLPKHLQLTIEEVVARTTV, from the coding sequence TTGAATAGGATATTGATCATAGGCGGTAGCGGTTTTGTAGGCAATGCGATCTATAAAGAGCTAGCGCCATTGTATGATGTGCATGCGACGTACTTAAGCGACAAATCTGAATTTAGAAACAACCAGCATTTCCATGAATTTGACATGGAGACTGATATGGTTGAGATCCTGCTGGATAAGCTGAAGCCTAAATACATCATAAGTGCGGTAAGAGGTAATGAAAACAGTCAATTGTATCTACACGATCAATTGATTACGTATATCATGAACAATGATTGCCGATTGCTGTTTCTATCCAGCGCGAACGTTTTTGACCGCTTTACAAATTTCCCCAGCTATGAATACGATAAGACTTTTTCAGAGAGTATTTATGGCAGGCTTAAAATTAAGATCGAAAACAGGTTGTTAAGACTGCCTCCAGATAAATATGTGATTTGCCGCATACCGATGATTTTCGGTGCTCAAAGTCCACGAGTTAAGGAACTCAAAGCGCAAATTCAAAACGATATTCCCATTGAGGTTTTTCCCAATGTCGTGATCAACGCCGCTCATATTGACAAGCTGGCGCAGCAAATACATTACTTAATTAATAGAAGAAGGCGCGGAATTTTCCACCTAGGTAGTAAAGACTTAATCCATCATAGTGATTTGATTAAGGAGATTTGTGAAGTATTGAGCGATAAGAAACCCGTTTTCAAAAATGTGTTTGACAGCAATGAAGACCGACAATTATCTGTATTGCCTAAGGACAATCTGTTACCTAAACATTTACAGTTGACGATTGAAGAAGTGGTCGCAAGAACCACTGTTTAA
- a CDS encoding BlaI/MecI/CopY family transcriptional regulator: MKTLTQAEEEIMQILWKLDEANVAAIIDQMPDPKPAYNTVSTITRILESKKFVDYRKEGRGHIYFPIVSKDAYSRATAGKLASNYFKGSYKSMVSFFMEQEKLSVQDLEDILKEINKKEE; this comes from the coding sequence ATGAAAACACTTACCCAAGCCGAAGAAGAGATCATGCAGATCTTATGGAAACTCGATGAGGCTAATGTTGCCGCTATTATCGACCAGATGCCAGACCCTAAACCTGCCTACAATACGGTTTCTACCATCACGCGCATCCTAGAAAGTAAAAAGTTTGTGGACTATCGCAAGGAAGGTCGCGGTCATATCTACTTCCCTATCGTGAGTAAAGATGCGTATTCCAGAGCCACGGCTGGAAAACTTGCCAGCAATTATTTTAAAGGCTCCTATAAAAGTATGGTGTCCTTCTTCATGGAGCAGGAAAAATTGAGCGTTCAGGATCTGGAGGACATCTTGAAGGAAATCAACAAAAAGGAAGAATAA
- a CDS encoding 1,4-dihydroxy-2-naphthoyl-CoA synthase — protein sequence MSTINWKTAKEYKDLTYKKADGVARIAFNRPEVRNAFRPQTVSELIDAFYDAQEDLSIGVVILTGEGPSPKDGGWAFCSGGDQNARGKDGYKDSAGTGRLNILEVQRMIRFMPKVVICAVPGWAVGGGHSLHVVCDMTIASKEHAIFKQTDLDVASVDAGYGSAYLAKMVGQKKAREIFFLGRNYNAQEAMKMGMVNAVVPHEELDQTAYEWAQEIMEKSPTAIKMAKFAMNATDDGMVGQQVFAGEMTRLIYMTDEAKEGRDAFLEKRKPNFGSDKWLP from the coding sequence ATGAGCACGATCAACTGGAAAACAGCCAAGGAATATAAAGATCTCACCTACAAAAAAGCCGATGGTGTAGCGCGGATAGCGTTCAATAGACCAGAGGTGCGCAATGCCTTTAGGCCACAAACCGTTAGCGAACTCATTGACGCGTTCTATGATGCGCAGGAAGACCTTTCCATAGGCGTAGTGATCCTAACCGGTGAAGGGCCTAGTCCCAAGGATGGTGGTTGGGCTTTTTGTAGTGGTGGTGATCAAAACGCTCGCGGTAAAGACGGTTATAAAGACAGTGCCGGTACCGGTAGATTGAATATTCTAGAGGTGCAGCGCATGATTAGATTCATGCCTAAAGTGGTGATTTGTGCCGTGCCTGGATGGGCTGTAGGTGGTGGACACAGTTTGCATGTGGTTTGTGACATGACGATTGCCAGTAAGGAACATGCCATTTTCAAACAAACAGACCTGGACGTTGCCAGTGTTGATGCTGGTTATGGTAGCGCCTATCTGGCAAAAATGGTAGGTCAAAAAAAGGCTCGCGAGATCTTTTTCTTGGGACGTAACTATAATGCTCAGGAAGCCATGAAAATGGGAATGGTCAACGCGGTTGTACCGCACGAGGAGCTGGATCAAACGGCCTATGAATGGGCCCAAGAAATCATGGAAAAATCGCCAACAGCGATAAAAATGGCCAAGTTTGCCATGAATGCCACTGACGATGGAATGGTTGGGCAACAGGTTTTTGCAGGAGAAATGACTCGATTGATTTATATGACAGATGAGGCCAAAGAAGGCCGCGATGCCTTTTTAGAGAAGCGCAAGCCGAATTTTGGTAGCGATAAGTGGTTGCCATAA